A window of Xyrauchen texanus isolate HMW12.3.18 chromosome 10, RBS_HiC_50CHRs, whole genome shotgun sequence contains these coding sequences:
- the psmb10 gene encoding proteasome subunit beta type-10, whose amino-acid sequence MLNSSTQWQTPTGGFSFENTRRNAVLEANLSEKGYSAPKARKTGTTIAGLVFKDGVILGADTRATDDMVVADKNCMKIHYIAPKIYCCGAGVAADAEVTTQMMSSNVELHSLSTGRPPLVITVTRQLKQMLFRYQGHIGSSLIVGGVDDDGPQLYSVYPHGSYDKLPFLTMGSGAAAAISVFEDRYKPNMALDDGKQLVRDAITAGIFCDLGSGSNVDLCVITEKGVDYLRGYDQPAQKGQREGSYRYKPGTTAVLTKTVTPLTLDVLEESVQVMDTE is encoded by the exons ATGCTGAACAGCTCGACACAGTGGCAAACACCCACAGGAGGATTCTCTTTTGAGAACACGCGCAG AAATGCAGTTCTGGAGGCAAACTTATCAGAGAAGGGTTACAGTGCACCAAAAGCCAGGAAGACGGGCACCACCATCGCTGGCTTGGTATTCAAG GATGGAGTGATTTTAGGAGCAGACACCAGAGCTACAGATGATATGGTTGTGGCTGATAAGAACTGTATGAAGATCCACTACATAGCCCCCAAAATCTA CTGTTGTGGTGCAGGTGTTGCTGCTGATGCTGAAGTCACCACTCAGATGATGTCATCAAACGTGGAGCTGCATTCACTCAGTACCGGACGACCTCCTCTCGTCATCACGGTGACCAGACAGCTCAAACAGATGCTGTTTAG GTATCAGGGGCACATCGGTTCCTCTCTGATTGTGGGCGGTGTGGATGATGATGGGCCACAGCTCTACAGTGTCTACCCTCATGGCTCCTATGATAAACTTCCTTTCCTTACCATGG ggTCTGGAGCAGCTGCTGCCATTTCTGTGTTTGAAGATCGTTACAAGCCAAATATGGCG CTGGACGATGGCAAGCAGCTGGTACGAGATGCCATCACTGCGGGGATCTTCTGTGATCTGGGATCGGGCAGTAACGTAGATCTTTGTGTGATTACTGAGAAAGGAGTGGATTATCTGAGGGGTTACGACCAGCCCGCTCAGAAAGGACAGAG GGAGGGCTCATACAGATACAAGCCGGGCACTACCGCTGTACTCACTAAAACAGTGACTCCATTAACACTGGATGTTTTGGAAGAATCTGTTCAAGTGATGGACACTGAATGA